The following proteins are co-located in the Fischerella sp. PCC 9605 genome:
- a CDS encoding NAD(P)H-quinone oxidoreductase subunit H — protein sequence MPRIETHTEPMVLNMGPHHPTTHGVFRLIVTLDGEDIVDCEPVLGYLHRGMEKIAENRTPIMYIPYVSRWDYAAGMFNEAVTVNAVEQLAEISIPKRASYIRVIMLELNRIANHLLWLGTFAHDVGLATQPIWIFREREMIYDLWEAASGYRMVNNNYFRPGGVAVDLPYGWIDKCEDFCDYLLPRLDEYERVLTNNPIFRHRTEGIGIISRAEAINWGLSGPMLRASGVKWDLRKVDHYECYDDFDWEVQWETAGDCFARYIVRMREMRESVKIIRQAIKGLPGGPYENLEAKRMAAGKKSEWDDFDYQYIAKKIAPTFKIPKGEVYARVESGKGELGIYLIGDDNVFPWRWKIRPADFNNLQILPQLLRGMKVADIMAILGSIDIIMGSVDR from the coding sequence ATGCCAAGAATAGAAACCCACACCGAACCGATGGTGCTGAACATGGGCCCTCACCACCCCACAACACACGGCGTTTTTAGGTTAATCGTCACTCTGGATGGCGAAGATATAGTCGATTGTGAGCCAGTGTTGGGTTACTTGCACCGGGGGATGGAGAAAATTGCCGAGAACCGCACTCCGATAATGTATATCCCCTACGTAAGTCGGTGGGACTACGCCGCCGGGATGTTTAACGAAGCTGTCACCGTCAATGCTGTTGAACAGCTGGCGGAAATTTCCATTCCCAAACGTGCCAGCTACATCCGCGTTATCATGCTGGAGTTGAACCGTATCGCCAATCACTTGTTGTGGTTGGGAACTTTCGCTCATGATGTAGGTTTGGCAACTCAACCAATTTGGATTTTCCGGGAACGGGAGATGATTTACGACCTGTGGGAAGCAGCCTCAGGCTATCGTATGGTAAATAACAACTACTTCCGTCCTGGAGGAGTGGCTGTTGATTTGCCTTACGGTTGGATAGATAAGTGCGAAGACTTTTGTGACTATCTCTTACCCAGACTGGACGAGTACGAACGCGTACTTACCAACAACCCCATCTTTCGTCACCGTACAGAAGGTATCGGCATCATCTCCCGTGCAGAAGCTATCAACTGGGGATTATCTGGGCCGATGCTACGCGCTTCTGGAGTGAAATGGGATCTGCGGAAAGTAGACCATTACGAGTGCTATGATGACTTCGATTGGGAGGTGCAGTGGGAAACTGCTGGTGATTGCTTTGCCCGTTACATAGTACGAATGCGGGAAATGCGGGAATCTGTGAAAATTATTCGCCAAGCTATCAAGGGTCTTCCCGGCGGCCCCTACGAAAACCTAGAAGCAAAACGGATGGCAGCAGGCAAAAAATCAGAATGGGATGATTTCGATTATCAGTACATTGCTAAGAAAATCGCTCCTACTTTTAAAATTCCCAAAGGAGAAGTTTACGCCCGCGTAGAAAGCGGCAAAGGTGAATTAGGGATATATTTGATTGGGGATGATAATGTTTTCCCGTGGCGGTGGAAGATTCGTCCGGCAGATTTTAACAATTTACAGATTTTGCCTCAATTGCTACGGGGTATGAAAGTCGCTGACATTATGGCAATCTTGGGTAGTATCGATATCATCATGGGGTCGGTAGACCGATAG
- a CDS encoding helicase C-terminal domain-containing protein — protein MIEAEVHLSLHNFLRSQAGFPSWPHHLTMARLVARALRLGRSALIQVGAACGYQGRYRTSFVASALMWHDPVIIVAPEAVQQRLAKVEIPRLQQWLRVNKAIRTGDVWPGGEFQGLLLVSPQAWLKGQLALNDNFPSDIPTIIDGVDDLEDWVRDRLTITWEAHDWDQLMLACPHIAEEIRSARVELTHELFQHPANPYECYLISQTEVEILSRLCSALDIASLPDSWKNFWQQFQTTSPTSPSPHLPTSLSPPPLLWATIARRQGSFSLHIAPIEIAEILSPIWQRQPVVLIGSTLEPETEAPIFRQRFGLGGELTCLKFSDSQTEAIQLYVPHQFPLPNTPEFQAAFIHKVRTLVCLSATSPGLTVVLVGDVPLKAQVGAILASEFGSRVQVEKTCLDENGILVSGWEFWREHQKVLPAPQLIVIATLPLPSLEHPLVAGRVAYYKRSHQDWFRLFLLPAALNELQRAIAPARESQGIVALLDSRVVNRSYGAQVLAALSPLARINYLDPSLFSQSGEDNSP, from the coding sequence GTGATTGAGGCAGAAGTTCACTTATCACTACATAACTTCCTGCGATCGCAGGCGGGTTTCCCTTCCTGGCCCCATCATTTGACGATGGCACGGTTGGTAGCACGCGCTCTGCGCCTAGGACGTAGCGCCTTAATTCAAGTAGGTGCAGCTTGTGGCTATCAAGGGCGTTACCGTACAAGCTTCGTGGCATCAGCGTTGATGTGGCACGACCCTGTGATTATTGTTGCACCTGAAGCTGTGCAACAACGTCTTGCGAAAGTAGAAATTCCCCGCCTACAGCAGTGGCTGCGAGTCAACAAAGCGATTAGAACAGGTGACGTTTGGCCTGGTGGTGAGTTCCAAGGGCTTTTGTTGGTTTCCCCTCAAGCTTGGTTAAAAGGACAACTTGCGCTCAATGATAATTTTCCCAGTGACATTCCCACAATTATTGATGGCGTGGACGATCTAGAAGATTGGGTGCGCGATCGCCTCACCATCACTTGGGAAGCCCATGATTGGGATCAGCTCATGCTTGCTTGCCCGCACATCGCAGAGGAAATTCGTTCTGCACGGGTAGAACTGACACATGAACTATTTCAGCATCCTGCTAATCCCTATGAATGTTATCTGATTTCCCAAACAGAGGTAGAAATATTGAGCCGTCTTTGTTCGGCTTTGGACATCGCTAGCCTGCCAGATTCTTGGAAAAACTTCTGGCAACAATTCCAAACTACTTCCCCCACCTCCCCCTCTCCCCATCTCCCCACCTCCCTCTCTCCTCCTCCCCTCCTCTGGGCTACTATTGCCCGTCGTCAAGGTTCATTTTCTTTACACATAGCTCCGATTGAGATAGCAGAAATACTTTCACCGATTTGGCAGCGGCAACCTGTGGTGTTAATTGGCAGCACTTTAGAACCGGAAACGGAAGCTCCGATTTTTCGCCAGCGCTTTGGATTAGGTGGGGAATTGACTTGTCTGAAGTTCTCGGACAGCCAAACAGAAGCCATTCAACTGTACGTACCACATCAGTTTCCCTTGCCAAACACGCCAGAATTTCAAGCCGCGTTTATTCACAAAGTCCGGACGCTGGTTTGTCTGAGTGCGACATCACCAGGATTGACAGTTGTATTAGTAGGAGATGTACCGCTGAAGGCGCAAGTAGGAGCAATTTTGGCTTCAGAGTTTGGCTCACGAGTGCAGGTAGAAAAAACTTGTTTAGACGAAAATGGCATTTTAGTTAGCGGTTGGGAATTTTGGCGAGAGCATCAAAAAGTTTTGCCTGCACCCCAACTGATCGTTATTGCTACCTTGCCCCTACCATCTCTCGAACATCCGCTTGTAGCAGGCAGAGTAGCTTATTATAAGCGATCGCATCAAGACTGGTTTCGTTTGTTTCTGTTGCCCGCAGCTTTGAACGAATTGCAAAGAGCGATCGCTCCAGCACGAGAAAGTCAAGGTATCGTGGCTCTACTTGATAGCCGGGTGGTAAACCGCAGTTATGGCGCTCAAGTTCTGGCTGCCCTTAGTCCCTTGGCACGCATTAACTATCTCGATCCCAGTTTGTTTTCCCAATCTGGCGAAGACAATTCTCCATAG
- a CDS encoding NAD(P)-dependent oxidoreductase, with protein sequence MSNIYEKSDRSTRGTSKMKVAFLGTGLMGLPMAQKLLEAKVQLIAYNRTPEKLEPLKAAGAEIVEKPHQAIRAADCVILMLTNAAAIYTVLLSDQSSQAVAGRSVIQMGTITPTESREIRDAVVAAGGEYLEAPVLGSISEAQAGKLIVMVGAHQEQYQRHLELLKHFSPEPVLVGPVGTGAALKLALNQLIASLTTAFALSLSFVQRYGIDEDLFMYILRQSALYAPTFDKKLQRMLDGNYANPNFPTKHLMKDTDFFIEEAKTAGLNVNSIEGVKKILEMAMKMSFAHEDYSSIFSVIKLGEH encoded by the coding sequence ATGTCTAATATTTACGAAAAAAGCGATCGCTCGACCAGAGGAACGTCAAAAATGAAGGTAGCATTTCTGGGGACTGGATTAATGGGGCTGCCGATGGCGCAGAAGTTGTTAGAAGCAAAAGTCCAGCTAATTGCCTACAACCGCACCCCAGAAAAGTTAGAACCCCTCAAGGCAGCAGGTGCGGAAATAGTAGAGAAGCCCCATCAAGCCATTCGCGCTGCTGACTGTGTAATTCTGATGCTCACCAATGCCGCAGCTATTTATACTGTGTTGCTATCAGATCAGTCTTCGCAAGCTGTAGCAGGACGCAGCGTTATTCAAATGGGAACTATTACTCCTACCGAAAGTAGAGAAATTCGAGATGCAGTAGTTGCCGCAGGTGGTGAGTATTTAGAAGCACCTGTACTTGGTAGCATCTCAGAAGCACAAGCTGGTAAATTGATTGTGATGGTAGGCGCACATCAAGAACAATATCAGCGCCACTTAGAGTTATTAAAACATTTTAGTCCAGAGCCTGTCCTTGTTGGCCCAGTAGGAACTGGTGCAGCGCTGAAACTAGCTTTAAATCAACTGATTGCTTCGCTAACAACAGCTTTCGCTCTCAGTCTTAGCTTTGTCCAGCGTTATGGCATCGATGAAGACTTGTTTATGTACATTCTGCGCCAGAGTGCTCTTTACGCGCCAACTTTTGACAAAAAGCTACAAAGAATGCTGGATGGCAATTATGCCAATCCTAATTTTCCAACAAAACATTTGATGAAAGATACTGATTTCTTTATCGAAGAAGCTAAAACAGCTGGTTTGAATGTTAACAGTATCGAAGGGGTAAAGAAAATTTTGGAAATGGCTATGAAAATGTCATTTGCTCACGAAGATTACTCATCTATATTTTCTGTGATTAAATTAGGGGAACACTAA
- a CDS encoding M48 family metallopeptidase yields the protein MATYTGISSEAFRHPLDRQAEQALRSLPGFDLVARKFVEFVYERPQLVYLMGNTIQVGPRQYSTIYQMFRECVRDLDIYPEPALFVSQNPQANSYAMGQEHPYIVINTGILDLLNEAETRAVLAHELGHIKCGHTILIQMAIWAMNTAYALGRFTFGIGNFVTPALIYAFFEWRRKAELSADRAALLVADDLNIVMSSMMKVSGGSIKYANECSLQEFIRQSENYQALDEDGLNQVYKFLVYNGAQGEMLSHPFPVERVHYLQEWAVSEEYQQIKRGNYARSPASGAVDVTPTDTTQNKEVEDLRRQIEELQREINKMKKSE from the coding sequence ATGGCAACCTATACAGGAATTTCCAGCGAAGCTTTTAGGCATCCCCTAGATCGGCAAGCCGAGCAAGCCTTACGCAGTTTACCAGGATTTGATTTAGTTGCCCGTAAATTTGTGGAATTTGTCTACGAACGCCCCCAGCTAGTCTATCTAATGGGCAACACCATCCAAGTTGGGCCTCGTCAATATTCCACTATTTACCAGATGTTTCGGGAATGCGTGCGGGATTTGGATATTTATCCAGAACCAGCACTATTTGTATCACAAAATCCCCAAGCCAATAGCTATGCAATGGGGCAGGAGCATCCATATATAGTCATAAATACAGGGATTTTAGACTTACTGAATGAAGCCGAAACTAGGGCGGTGTTAGCCCATGAACTGGGGCATATTAAATGTGGTCATACTATTTTAATTCAAATGGCGATTTGGGCGATGAATACCGCTTATGCCCTTGGTAGATTTACTTTTGGCATTGGTAATTTTGTAACACCAGCCTTAATTTATGCCTTTTTTGAATGGCGGCGCAAAGCCGAGTTATCAGCCGATCGTGCAGCGTTGCTAGTAGCAGATGACTTAAATATCGTGATGTCATCAATGATGAAAGTTTCAGGTGGCAGTATAAAATATGCCAACGAATGCAGTTTACAAGAGTTTATTCGTCAGTCAGAAAATTATCAAGCACTGGATGAAGATGGACTTAATCAAGTGTATAAATTTTTGGTATACAACGGTGCTCAAGGCGAAATGCTCAGCCATCCTTTTCCTGTAGAACGCGTGCATTATCTGCAAGAGTGGGCAGTATCAGAAGAATATCAGCAAATCAAGAGAGGGAATTATGCGCGATCGCCCGCATCCGGAGCAGTTGATGTCACACCAACGGACACTACCCAAAACAAAGAAGTAGAAGATTTACGGCGACAAATTGAAGAATTGCAAAGGGAAATTAATAAAATGAAGAAATCGGAGTAA
- a CDS encoding class I SAM-dependent methyltransferase produces the protein MDSHPTLCTAIADYITTSPQKRITFAAYMEMALYHPDYGYYSTQAMNLGKQGDFFTSVHLGADFGELLAEQFFQMWEILGQPMRFSLVEMGAGQGHLAWDILKYVQQRYPDFFAALEYVIVEKSPGLKQEQQQRLQEFTVRWCSLEEIPEDSIIGCFFSNELVDALPVHQFILENGQLQEIYVTVQEESRVNSQESRVKSQESLVSPTSPFLPLPLSPSPTQAFTEITGEPSTPKLVEYFDLVGIQFTENLYPEGYRSEVNLAALDWLSVVADRLQRGYVLTIDYGYPASRYYNPRRSQGTLQCYWRHQRHNNPYINIGRQDITAHVDFTALERWGERCGLTKVGLTQQELFLMALGLGDRIASLSYTKQPISELLRRRDALHQLLDPFGLGRFSVLLQTKGLTETEISQPLKGFSMPEPASI, from the coding sequence ATGGATTCTCATCCAACGCTGTGTACTGCCATAGCCGATTACATTACCACCAGCCCCCAAAAGCGAATCACTTTCGCTGCATACATGGAAATGGCACTGTATCACCCTGACTACGGCTACTATTCCACTCAGGCAATGAACCTTGGCAAGCAGGGAGATTTTTTCACTTCTGTTCACCTGGGTGCAGATTTTGGCGAGTTGCTGGCTGAGCAATTTTTCCAGATGTGGGAAATTTTAGGTCAACCTATGCGTTTTTCTCTGGTAGAAATGGGTGCAGGCCAAGGGCATTTAGCATGGGATATTCTAAAGTATGTACAGCAGCGCTATCCAGATTTTTTTGCAGCACTAGAGTATGTAATTGTAGAAAAGTCACCGGGTTTAAAGCAAGAACAACAACAACGCCTGCAAGAATTTACAGTACGCTGGTGCAGTTTAGAAGAAATACCAGAAGACTCCATTATTGGCTGCTTTTTTTCTAACGAATTGGTGGATGCTTTGCCAGTGCATCAGTTCATTCTCGAAAATGGACAATTGCAGGAAATTTATGTGACTGTACAGGAAGAGTCAAGAGTCAATAGTCAAGAGTCAAGAGTCAAGAGTCAAGAGTCATTGGTTTCTCCTACTTCCCCCTTTCTCCCTCTCCCCCTCTCCCCCTCTCCCACTCAAGCATTCACAGAAATCACAGGTGAACCTTCCACTCCCAAACTGGTTGAATATTTTGATTTAGTTGGCATTCAGTTTACAGAAAATCTCTATCCAGAGGGCTACCGCAGTGAGGTAAATTTAGCAGCTTTGGATTGGTTAAGTGTAGTAGCAGACCGTTTGCAGCGAGGGTATGTGCTAACTATAGATTATGGCTATCCCGCCAGCCGTTACTACAATCCTAGGCGATCGCAAGGGACGCTACAGTGCTACTGGCGTCATCAGCGTCATAATAACCCCTATATCAATATCGGGCGACAAGACATCACAGCTCATGTTGACTTTACTGCTTTAGAACGATGGGGTGAACGCTGCGGATTAACTAAAGTGGGTTTGACGCAGCAAGAATTGTTTTTGATGGCACTGGGTTTGGGCGATCGCATTGCGTCTCTATCCTATACAAAGCAGCCAATCTCTGAGTTGCTGCGACGGCGAGATGCATTACACCAGCTTTTAGATCCCTTTGGATTGGGCAGATTTAGTGTTTTACTGCAAACTAAAGGATTGACAGAGACAGAAATATCTCAACCACTGAAGGGATTTAGCATGCCCGAACCAGCATCAATCTAA
- a CDS encoding Uma2 family endonuclease: protein MSAISTTNLPPLESGDRLTRYEFERRYQAMPQNIKAELIEGVVYLASPVRAKGHGRPHAKMMTWLGTYSAATPGVDLQDNATVRLDPDNEPQPDALLRIEPEVGGKSRISDDDYIEGTPELIAEIAASSAAYDLNDKLNAYRRNGVQEYIVWQSYENRLDWFTLHQGRYISLEPDATGVIRSQIFPGLWLAVNALREGDMAEVLAVLQQGLQTAEHQAFVEKLRR from the coding sequence ATGTCAGCTATATCTACTACTAACCTTCCTCCTTTAGAAAGTGGCGATCGCTTGACTCGCTACGAGTTCGAGCGCCGCTATCAGGCAATGCCGCAGAATATTAAAGCAGAATTGATAGAAGGAGTAGTGTACTTGGCATCACCTGTACGTGCTAAAGGTCATGGTAGACCCCATGCGAAAATGATGACTTGGCTGGGAACCTACAGTGCTGCAACGCCTGGAGTAGATTTGCAGGACAACGCCACCGTACGCTTAGATCCTGATAACGAACCTCAACCCGATGCCCTATTGCGAATTGAACCAGAGGTGGGCGGCAAATCTCGCATCAGTGATGATGATTATATTGAAGGCACGCCGGAATTAATTGCAGAAATTGCTGCCAGCAGTGCTGCGTATGACCTCAACGACAAACTCAATGCCTATCGCCGCAATGGAGTACAAGAGTATATTGTCTGGCAAAGTTACGAAAATCGCCTAGATTGGTTCACTCTTCACCAAGGGCGATATATCTCGCTAGAACCAGATGCAACCGGAGTAATTCGCAGTCAGATTTTCCCTGGATTATGGTTAGCAGTCAACGCTTTGCGAGAGGGTGACATGGCTGAGGTTTTAGCTGTTCTTCAGCAAGGATTACAAACAGCTGAACATCAAGCATTTGTAGAGAAATTGAGGAGATAA
- a CDS encoding pentapeptide repeat-containing protein — protein MNLSIRHWLAEYYLEIPEIAGLSPGQIAVIAFRIVQDMEVKSLMPLDICTLAEVLELPLDTVWQEISVIAQLTASLARAITQKKPLKRNEGTWLAFQIAYLQGLQQVLDWEHNLRRPWLDRVMLGDAPTRRHKDTKTQRHGEFLTKLSPSLPVKPLQDTQLQGLLKTLRPGKLSDTQAEQALSLVADSLLVQQMNNAAVAWFIANGVEEAEAKLITQRLQNSLSGHLLAVIAENAPPLAQLQKFVGLGNSLSASSADTDKELQTPEVGLSVGDKIDLYREYYRASLMQKQSKPLLMESFSLKDIYVPPNGLPINESDSQPEQKTAKSVDLMTWAQQQLTDLKTITAIESEPGYGKTSFCQMWAATVAKELYPTWMPILIRLRDVKYGKNLAETLNSAFTGHCQTNLSDWLQQNYPRCLLLLDSLDELPVSHQGNRAKIIFMQQLLNLQSQSRHKIVLTSQSKALQEISKELALPLRRIRIQPWDQEEWRQWFQQWAKVQSLPIAQNFFTFLKQSGLFSATSKLPQLSHLVRQPLMLYLLGVLHRDGLLDDELLLLAANTQAKTNATLLWEIHHRLNRWLLDYPQPGGIKTMLLRSGLNYIHRTQDAIANLLQDRHPQDVLAQMQAIALKILHSQRHQIDLPDEANNSTLPAFYFRSGREGERERGGKISPHHPTTPPPHHRIEFSHPKLGKFLCVQAIVAQLKLLTQRQENAYGEITFVLESPSSVAQHLYNLLGFGILTQEIQELVIEGLEREPKQEFSFEILCDRLLPFWYAYCRGRWLDEGITHKALTHFQALQNPVNVEQVNAAVGLNVFLLLCACHQKTKVPFWPCGNPDNLAQFQPEALMMLIARTAVLDKAAFATHLHSTSLVFLNLSAAYLPQVVLSGANLEQIDLSNAELMGANLAGVSLQGANLAYANLTGANLTHANLTGTKLTGANLTGANLTGVNFQSVNVTNTCLFEAILSDINREIAAINGAIFSLEEFQAIKSLLLESSHTDISISSSSENTAAWLKDTSEVTLIESAEGKPILSADLYEDYGDDETILG, from the coding sequence ATGAACTTGAGTATTCGGCATTGGTTGGCAGAATATTATCTCGAAATACCTGAAATCGCAGGATTATCGCCCGGACAGATAGCAGTTATTGCCTTCCGTATTGTTCAGGATATGGAAGTCAAAAGTTTGATGCCTTTAGACATTTGTACTCTAGCAGAAGTGTTAGAACTACCCCTAGATACAGTTTGGCAGGAAATCAGCGTAATTGCTCAGTTGACAGCCAGCCTTGCCCGCGCAATTACGCAAAAAAAGCCATTAAAACGCAATGAAGGTACATGGTTGGCATTTCAAATTGCCTACCTTCAAGGTTTGCAACAAGTTCTTGATTGGGAACACAACTTGCGAAGGCCTTGGCTAGATCGAGTAATGCTGGGGGATGCTCCGACACGAAGACACAAAGACACGAAGACACAAAGACACGGTGAATTTTTAACAAAACTCTCCCCATCTCTTCCCGTGAAACCTCTGCAAGATACTCAACTGCAAGGACTGCTCAAAACTCTTCGTCCAGGAAAACTCAGCGATACTCAAGCTGAACAAGCCCTGAGTTTGGTTGCAGATTCATTACTGGTGCAACAGATGAATAATGCTGCCGTAGCGTGGTTTATTGCCAATGGTGTAGAGGAAGCAGAAGCTAAATTGATAACGCAGCGCCTCCAAAATTCTCTGAGTGGTCATTTACTGGCAGTTATAGCTGAAAATGCCCCTCCCTTAGCCCAGCTGCAAAAATTCGTTGGATTGGGAAATTCATTGTCTGCTAGCTCGGCTGATACTGATAAGGAATTACAAACCCCAGAAGTTGGCTTAAGTGTAGGTGACAAAATTGACTTATACAGGGAATACTACCGAGCCAGTTTAATGCAGAAGCAGTCTAAACCTCTGCTGATGGAATCCTTTTCTCTTAAGGATATTTATGTTCCCCCAAACGGTTTGCCAATCAATGAGAGTGATTCTCAACCAGAGCAAAAAACTGCTAAATCGGTTGATTTAATGACATGGGCGCAGCAACAATTAACTGATTTAAAAACTATTACTGCGATCGAGTCGGAACCTGGTTATGGAAAAACTAGTTTCTGTCAAATGTGGGCAGCAACTGTAGCAAAAGAACTTTACCCTACGTGGATGCCGATACTAATTCGCCTGCGGGATGTAAAGTACGGTAAAAATTTAGCAGAAACGCTGAATTCTGCTTTTACAGGACATTGTCAAACTAACCTTTCTGATTGGCTGCAACAAAACTATCCTCGTTGTCTTTTGCTGTTAGATAGTCTGGATGAACTACCTGTTTCTCATCAAGGTAATCGAGCAAAAATCATTTTTATGCAGCAGTTACTCAATCTGCAATCTCAATCTCGCCATAAGATTGTGTTGACGAGTCAGTCAAAAGCTTTGCAGGAAATTAGCAAAGAACTAGCACTGCCATTGCGGCGAATTCGCATTCAGCCCTGGGATCAGGAAGAGTGGAGACAATGGTTTCAACAGTGGGCAAAAGTGCAATCATTGCCCATCGCCCAAAACTTCTTTACTTTTCTCAAACAGTCAGGATTATTTTCTGCTACATCCAAGCTACCGCAACTTTCTCACCTTGTCCGTCAACCTTTAATGCTTTATTTGTTGGGTGTTTTACATCGGGACGGACTGCTAGATGATGAACTATTACTACTAGCTGCCAATACTCAAGCAAAAACCAACGCAACGCTTTTATGGGAAATTCACCATCGGTTAAATCGCTGGTTGTTGGATTATCCTCAACCTGGTGGCATCAAGACAATGCTGTTGCGATCGGGGTTAAATTATATCCATCGTACACAAGATGCGATCGCCAATCTTCTCCAAGATCGCCATCCCCAAGATGTACTCGCACAAATGCAAGCGATCGCATTAAAAATTTTGCACTCCCAACGCCATCAAATTGATTTACCTGACGAGGCGAATAACAGCACGCTACCAGCCTTTTATTTTAGGAGTGGGAGAGAGGGAGAGAGGGAGAGGGGGGGAAAGATTTCACCCCACCACCCCACCACCCCACCACCCCATCATAGGATTGAATTCTCTCACCCCAAATTAGGAAAATTTCTCTGCGTTCAAGCTATTGTCGCTCAACTAAAATTACTTACCCAACGGCAAGAAAATGCTTATGGTGAAATTACATTTGTGCTGGAATCTCCCAGTAGCGTTGCCCAGCATCTTTATAATTTACTCGGTTTCGGAATTCTCACTCAGGAAATACAAGAACTTGTGATTGAGGGTTTAGAGAGGGAACCAAAGCAAGAGTTCTCCTTTGAGATATTGTGCGATCGCCTGCTGCCTTTTTGGTATGCTTACTGTCGAGGTCGTTGGTTAGACGAAGGTATCACACACAAAGCTTTAACTCATTTTCAGGCACTGCAAAACCCCGTAAATGTAGAACAAGTAAATGCAGCTGTGGGATTGAATGTGTTTTTATTGCTTTGTGCTTGTCATCAAAAAACGAAAGTTCCGTTTTGGCCTTGTGGCAATCCAGACAATTTGGCACAATTCCAGCCAGAAGCACTAATGATGCTGATTGCTAGAACAGCAGTTTTAGATAAAGCTGCTTTCGCCACACACCTGCACTCAACATCCCTTGTTTTTCTCAATTTATCAGCAGCTTACTTGCCACAAGTAGTGTTATCTGGCGCAAATCTTGAGCAGATAGATTTATCAAATGCCGAGTTAATGGGGGCAAATTTAGCCGGAGTCAGCTTGCAAGGAGCAAATCTTGCATACGCGAACCTCACAGGGGCAAATCTCACACACGCCAACCTGACAGGCACAAAACTCACAGGTGCCAATCTCACAGGTGCCAATCTCACAGGAGTGAATTTCCAGTCAGTCAATGTCACTAACACCTGCTTATTTGAAGCTATTCTAAGTGACATCAACAGAGAGATTGCCGCTATCAATGGTGCAATTTTCTCATTAGAAGAGTTTCAAGCAATTAAAAGTTTGCTGTTAGAGTCGTCCCATACCGATATCTCCATCTCCTCTTCCTCTGAAAACACAGCCGCTTGGTTAAAAGATACCTCTGAAGTCACGCTAATTGAAAGTGCAGAAGGCAAACCAATTTTGTCAGCTGATTTATATGAGGATTATGGTGATGATGAGACAATTTTGGGCTGA
- a CDS encoding Fur family transcriptional regulator, which produces MQKPTISTQPIRSLEDALEQCQALGMRVSRQRRFILELLWQAKEHLSAREIYDRLNQQGKAIGHTSVYQNLEALSSSGIIECIERCDGRLYGNISDSHSHVNCLDTNQILDVHVTLPEDIIRLVEEQTGVRITDYSINFYGYRDSKD; this is translated from the coding sequence ATGCAAAAACCGACGATATCTACACAACCAATTCGTTCTTTAGAAGATGCCCTAGAGCAGTGTCAAGCGCTGGGTATGCGCGTCAGTCGCCAGCGTCGGTTCATTCTGGAATTACTTTGGCAAGCAAAAGAGCATCTGTCTGCTAGAGAAATTTACGATCGCCTCAATCAGCAAGGTAAAGCGATCGGTCATACTTCTGTATACCAAAATTTAGAAGCATTATCTTCTAGTGGCATCATTGAATGTATTGAACGCTGCGACGGGCGTTTATACGGCAATATCAGTGACTCTCACAGCCATGTCAACTGTCTTGATACTAACCAAATATTAGATGTTCATGTAACATTGCCAGAAGATATCATCCGCTTAGTTGAAGAACAAACAGGAGTTCGGATCACTGACTACAGTATTAACTTTTACGGTTATCGTGATTCCAAAGATTAA
- a CDS encoding DUF2839 domain-containing protein produces the protein MGEAKRRKTALGEDYGKSQQTRILPWVPITKSQAELFVKWTNRGAWIGIGLMVVAWVTIRFIGPAFGWWQVV, from the coding sequence ATGGGTGAAGCAAAGCGTCGTAAAACCGCACTGGGAGAAGATTACGGCAAGAGCCAACAGACTCGCATCTTACCTTGGGTTCCAATCACCAAGTCACAAGCAGAACTATTTGTCAAATGGACAAATCGCGGTGCCTGGATTGGCATTGGCCTTATGGTTGTAGCTTGGGTGACAATCCGTTTTATTGGCCCAGCTTTTGGTTGGTGGCAAGTTGTCTGA